In Streptomyces sp. NBC_00414, a single window of DNA contains:
- a CDS encoding sulfatase-like hydrolase/transferase: MNLLFLMTDQHRVDTLGCYGNPHVATPNLDRLAATGTRFDRFYTPTAICTPARASLLTGQAPFRHRLLANHERNVGYLEDLAEDAFTFPAALAERDYQLGLIGKWHVGTHRNAASYGFEGPDLPGWHNPVDHPDYLAYLKERDLPPYRITDLVRGTTPNGNPGNLLAARLQQPVEATFECYLATRAIELLEKYAADGRPFYLATHFFGPHLPYLLPDSYYDLYDPELVELPASIAETFEGKPPVQRNYSAHWTFDTMPLEDTRKLIAVYWGYVTLVDEQIGRILTRLDELGLEDDTSVFFTADHGEFTGAHRLHDKGPAMYEDIYRIPGIVRVPGQPPQERREFVSLTDCTATILELAGCDPEPATDSRSLLPLIRGEQSQWPEELLAEFHGHHFPYPQRMLRDNRYKLVVNPDSVNELYDLDTDPHELTNRYPDPELESVRLRLMRRLYDLLRDRGDNFHHWMTSMYDIGASDHDPTLSSFEAPSSSEVSPP, translated from the coding sequence GTGAACCTCCTCTTCCTGATGACCGACCAGCACCGCGTGGACACGCTGGGCTGTTACGGCAATCCGCATGTGGCCACCCCGAACCTGGACCGGCTCGCCGCCACCGGGACCCGTTTCGACCGCTTCTACACGCCCACCGCCATCTGCACCCCGGCCCGGGCCAGTCTGCTCACCGGTCAGGCCCCCTTCCGGCACCGGCTGCTCGCCAACCATGAGCGCAACGTCGGCTATCTGGAGGACCTGGCCGAGGACGCCTTCACCTTCCCCGCCGCACTGGCCGAACGCGACTACCAGCTGGGCCTGATCGGCAAGTGGCACGTCGGCACCCACCGCAACGCCGCCTCCTACGGCTTCGAAGGGCCCGACCTGCCGGGCTGGCACAACCCCGTCGACCACCCCGACTACCTCGCGTATCTCAAGGAACGGGACCTGCCGCCGTACCGCATCACCGATCTCGTGCGCGGCACCACGCCCAACGGCAATCCGGGCAACCTCCTCGCCGCGCGCCTCCAGCAGCCGGTGGAGGCGACGTTCGAGTGCTACCTCGCGACCCGTGCCATCGAGTTGCTGGAGAAGTACGCCGCCGACGGCCGCCCCTTCTACCTGGCCACCCACTTCTTCGGCCCGCACCTGCCCTACCTGCTGCCGGACTCCTACTACGACCTCTACGATCCCGAACTCGTCGAACTGCCCGCCTCGATCGCGGAGACCTTCGAGGGCAAACCACCCGTGCAGCGCAACTACAGCGCGCACTGGACCTTCGACACCATGCCGCTGGAGGACACCCGCAAACTCATCGCCGTGTACTGGGGTTACGTCACCCTCGTCGACGAGCAGATCGGGCGCATCCTCACACGGCTCGACGAACTCGGCCTGGAGGACGACACCTCGGTCTTCTTCACCGCCGACCACGGCGAGTTCACCGGCGCCCACCGGCTGCACGACAAGGGTCCCGCGATGTACGAGGACATCTACCGCATCCCCGGAATCGTCCGCGTGCCGGGTCAACCCCCGCAGGAGCGGCGGGAGTTCGTCAGCCTCACCGACTGTACGGCGACCATCCTCGAACTGGCGGGCTGCGACCCGGAGCCCGCCACCGACAGCCGCAGTCTGCTGCCGCTGATTCGGGGCGAACAGTCGCAGTGGCCCGAGGAGTTGCTCGCCGAGTTCCACGGCCACCACTTCCCGTACCCCCAGCGCATGCTGCGTGACAACCGCTACAAGCTGGTCGTCAATCCCGACTCGGTCAACGAGCTGTACGACCTCGACACCGACCCGCACGAGCTGACCAACCGCTACCCCGACCCCGAACTGGAGTCTGTGCGACTGCGCCTGATGCGGCGTCTGTACGACCTGCTCCGGGATCGCGGCGACAACTTCCACCACTGGATGACGTCCATGTACGACATCGGCGCCTCCGACCACGACCCGACCCTGAGCTCGTTCGAGGCTCCTTCGAGCAGTGAGGTCTCACCCCCGTGA
- a CDS encoding family 43 glycosylhydrolase, whose translation MDRTNRRTRRTAQVVVALAGLLLAVLPPARTAAASPARAATYTNPVTAGTVDTFPDPAVIRGKDGYWYAYGTQNPVFQSRGETGERMLPILKSADLTHWTYAGQVFTPGTQPAWHSGSRLWAPDIRYTNGHYNLFYSVPDKDTVGVATAPTPTGPWTDAGAVLPADSGCATGDIDQAQFTDVGGQPYLYWGSYDAICVARMNGDRTRVEGTVTEVAQGRRMEGGFVVRRDGSYYLFYSDAGCCDGAYSGYQVKVGRSTSPTGPFTDDRGVDLMSPVSKGGIVVGSSDRWIGPGHNALQTDLSGQDWLVYHAIPADDPDLGLLPGIDRTLSRRPMLVDRLDWTDGWPVVRAGAGPSSDGSEVPVTTWKEGGTFNDGSLRGWQAQGSGTAAWATATEQDPGTFVTHTGDATDPAFLVTSGNAPSEVRAEADLRVTAAGGSAGLVLAYKNPANHVVAWLDRARNALVTDVRVKGVSAGQHVTALPSGYQWDAWRNVAAELRGNRLTVEVSADRLRDAVAIQTRTVPAVAVRAGKVGTAALGGGAAADNVGAVKLYEPVTRRVADPRPGAPLPAYSDEFDSDSLSSDWSWVRGPAAGTATDEGVLSWPTQNAELHLGTNSAPVLTRAAPAGDFTVETKLDLANGPGNQQAGLVLYGGDDRYFKLVHAVLPVSHTDGKVTHVTEFAKEGARPTTTPPTAVAYGPMFGGPPARTLWMRLAYHADEVGGEHEVRAATSTDGVHWTWTGVWTLPKEQALRIGLVSLNTAGSTARFAYVRTYRG comes from the coding sequence GTGGATCGAACCAACCGAAGAACACGTCGTACCGCGCAGGTCGTCGTCGCGCTCGCCGGCCTCCTCCTCGCGGTCCTCCCGCCCGCCCGGACCGCCGCCGCCTCCCCCGCCCGGGCGGCCACGTACACCAACCCGGTGACCGCGGGCACCGTCGACACGTTCCCCGACCCGGCGGTGATCCGCGGGAAGGACGGCTACTGGTACGCCTACGGCACCCAGAACCCCGTGTTCCAGAGTCGGGGCGAGACCGGCGAACGCATGCTGCCGATCCTGAAGTCGGCCGATCTCACTCATTGGACGTACGCGGGCCAGGTGTTCACGCCCGGGACCCAGCCGGCCTGGCACAGCGGCTCCCGGCTGTGGGCGCCCGACATCCGGTACACGAACGGCCACTACAACCTCTTCTACTCGGTGCCGGACAAGGACACCGTCGGTGTGGCCACCGCGCCCACGCCGACCGGCCCCTGGACCGACGCGGGTGCCGTACTACCGGCCGACAGCGGCTGCGCCACCGGTGACATCGACCAGGCGCAGTTCACCGACGTGGGCGGACAGCCGTACCTGTACTGGGGCAGCTACGACGCGATCTGCGTGGCCCGCATGAACGGCGACCGCACCCGCGTCGAGGGCACGGTCACCGAGGTCGCGCAGGGCCGGCGCATGGAGGGCGGTTTCGTCGTCCGCCGCGACGGCTCCTACTACCTCTTCTACTCGGACGCGGGCTGCTGCGACGGCGCGTACAGCGGCTATCAGGTCAAGGTCGGCCGCTCCACCAGCCCGACCGGGCCCTTCACCGACGACCGCGGTGTCGACCTGATGTCCCCGGTCAGCAAGGGCGGCATCGTCGTCGGATCGAGCGACCGCTGGATCGGGCCCGGGCACAACGCGCTGCAGACCGACCTGTCCGGTCAGGACTGGCTCGTCTACCACGCGATCCCCGCCGACGACCCCGACCTCGGCCTCCTGCCGGGCATCGACCGCACCCTCAGCAGGCGTCCGATGCTGGTCGACCGGCTGGACTGGACAGACGGCTGGCCCGTCGTCCGGGCCGGCGCGGGCCCCTCCTCGGACGGCAGTGAGGTGCCCGTCACCACCTGGAAGGAAGGCGGCACCTTCAACGACGGCTCGCTGCGCGGCTGGCAGGCCCAGGGCTCCGGTACGGCTGCCTGGGCGACGGCCACCGAGCAGGACCCCGGCACCTTCGTCACCCACACCGGCGACGCGACCGACCCGGCCTTCCTCGTCACCTCCGGCAACGCCCCCTCCGAGGTGCGTGCCGAGGCCGACCTCCGGGTCACCGCGGCGGGCGGGTCGGCCGGTCTGGTCCTCGCCTACAAGAACCCCGCGAACCATGTCGTGGCCTGGCTGGACCGGGCCCGCAACGCCCTGGTCACCGATGTCCGGGTGAAAGGTGTCAGCGCCGGGCAGCACGTGACCGCGCTCCCGTCCGGCTACCAGTGGGACGCCTGGCGCAACGTGGCTGCCGAGCTGCGCGGCAACCGCCTCACCGTCGAGGTGAGCGCCGACCGGCTGCGCGACGCCGTGGCCATCCAGACCCGTACCGTGCCCGCGGTGGCCGTCCGGGCCGGGAAGGTGGGCACGGCCGCCCTCGGTGGTGGAGCGGCCGCCGACAACGTGGGTGCCGTGAAGCTGTACGAGCCGGTCACGCGGCGCGTCGCGGACCCGCGGCCCGGTGCGCCGCTGCCCGCCTACAGCGACGAGTTCGACTCCGACTCCCTGTCCTCCGACTGGAGTTGGGTCAGGGGTCCGGCCGCCGGTACCGCGACCGACGAGGGCGTCCTGTCCTGGCCGACCCAGAACGCCGAACTGCATCTGGGCACCAACAGCGCGCCGGTCCTCACCCGGGCCGCGCCGGCAGGTGACTTCACCGTGGAGACCAAGCTCGACCTGGCGAACGGTCCGGGCAACCAGCAGGCCGGGCTGGTCCTGTACGGAGGTGACGACCGGTACTTCAAGCTGGTGCACGCGGTGCTGCCGGTGAGCCACACCGACGGGAAGGTCACCCACGTCACCGAGTTCGCCAAGGAGGGCGCCCGGCCCACGACCACACCGCCGACCGCCGTGGCGTACGGTCCGATGTTCGGCGGGCCGCCCGCGCGGACGCTCTGGATGCGGCTGGCGTATCACGCCGACGAAGTGGGCGGGGAGCACGAGGTGCGGGCCGCGACCAGCACCGACGGGGTGCACTGGACGTGGACGGGCGTGTGGACCCTGCCGAAGGAGCAGGCACTGCGGATCGGCCTGGTGTCCCTCAACACGGCCGGCTCGACGGCCCGCTTCGCCTACGTCCGTACGTATCGCGGCTGA
- a CDS encoding TetR/AcrR family transcriptional regulator, with translation MPATARTADTRRNILDAAQRIMAHKGYSAVGINEVLAEAGVPKGSFYHYFASKDAFGEALLRRYFEEYVADMDRVFSRSGESAAERLTAYWQQWRETQSLDDCQGKCLAVKLGAEVSDLSEPMRLALKEGTDAVVDRLERTIAEGLTDESVAIDSDPRSTAQVLYDMWLGASVMAKIHRSLAPLDTTMAMTGRLLHL, from the coding sequence ATGCCAGCCACCGCACGCACCGCCGACACCCGTCGGAACATCCTCGACGCCGCCCAGCGGATCATGGCCCACAAGGGCTACTCCGCGGTCGGCATCAACGAGGTGCTCGCGGAGGCCGGCGTACCGAAGGGCTCCTTCTATCACTACTTCGCCTCGAAGGACGCCTTCGGAGAAGCACTGCTGAGGCGGTACTTCGAGGAGTACGTCGCCGACATGGATCGCGTCTTCTCGCGGTCCGGCGAGTCGGCCGCCGAGCGACTCACGGCCTACTGGCAGCAGTGGCGCGAGACGCAGAGCCTCGACGACTGTCAGGGCAAGTGCCTCGCCGTCAAACTCGGCGCCGAGGTGTCCGACCTGTCGGAACCGATGCGACTGGCCCTGAAGGAAGGCACGGACGCTGTCGTCGACCGCCTCGAGCGGACGATCGCCGAGGGCCTCACCGACGAGTCGGTCGCCATCGACAGCGATCCCCGCAGCACGGCGCAGGTGCTCTACGACATGTGGCTCGGCGCCAGCGTCATGGCGAAGATCCACCGCAGTCTCGCACCACTCGACACCACCATGGCGATGACCGGCCGACTCCTGCACCTGTAG
- a CDS encoding type 1 glutamine amidotransferase domain-containing protein — translation MKVLVVLTSHDELGDTGRKTGFWLEELAAPYYRFQEAGWEIVLASPKGGRPPLDPKSNEPDFQTDLTRRFEADAQATAALADTVRLDSVSAEDFDTVFYPGGHGPLWDLAEDAHSARLIETTLRSGKPLAVVCHAPGVLRHAVDEDGTPLVQGKRVTGFTNSEEEGVALTEVVPFLVEDELKRLGGIYSKGDDWAPYVVRDGLLITGQNPASSGPAADALVELVEKAGA, via the coding sequence ATGAAGGTTCTTGTCGTTCTCACCTCACACGACGAACTCGGCGACACCGGCCGCAAGACCGGTTTCTGGCTGGAGGAGCTGGCCGCGCCGTACTACCGGTTCCAGGAGGCCGGGTGGGAGATCGTGCTCGCCTCCCCCAAGGGCGGCCGCCCGCCGCTGGACCCGAAGAGCAACGAGCCCGACTTCCAGACCGATCTGACACGCCGGTTCGAGGCCGACGCGCAGGCGACCGCGGCGCTGGCGGACACCGTGCGCCTGGACTCGGTCTCGGCCGAGGACTTCGACACGGTCTTCTACCCCGGCGGCCACGGCCCGCTGTGGGACCTGGCCGAGGACGCCCACTCCGCGCGGCTGATCGAGACGACCCTGCGCTCGGGCAAGCCCCTCGCGGTGGTCTGCCACGCCCCCGGCGTCCTGCGCCACGCGGTCGACGAGGACGGTACGCCGCTGGTGCAGGGCAAGAGGGTCACCGGGTTCACCAACTCCGAGGAGGAGGGAGTGGCCCTCACCGAGGTCGTCCCCTTCCTGGTCGAGGACGAGCTGAAGCGCCTGGGCGGCATCTACTCCAAGGGCGACGACTGGGCACCGTACGTCGTGCGGGACGGCCTGCTGATCACCGGGCAGAACCCGGCCTCCTCCGGCCCGGCCGCCGATGCTCTCGTCGAGCTGGTCGAGAAGGCGGGCGCGTGA
- a CDS encoding phosphogluconate dehydrogenase C-terminal domain-containing protein has product MATEIQTRVDVKTVAVIGAAGKMGQRVSNNLVESDFRVLFSEASPKGQELIRDLGRELTESADAVAEADVVILAVPDVVLGKVSEELVPLMKPETVVLTLDPAAAYAGLLFSRADIHYACAHPCHPSVFLERTTKEEWQDTFGGIAAPQEVVAAYEGGDEAKQELADSVIRVMYAPVVDVHWVTVKQLAVLEPTLVETIACMVGALLTEALHETVHTVGVPEKAARAMLLGHTQVALANTLKGSNPFSDACLIAMDYGRESIVRDDWKKVFEDDELDKVITRMLKIKEIKR; this is encoded by the coding sequence ATGGCCACCGAGATCCAGACCCGGGTCGACGTCAAGACCGTCGCCGTCATTGGGGCCGCCGGCAAGATGGGCCAGCGTGTCTCCAACAACTTGGTCGAGAGCGACTTCCGGGTGCTCTTCAGCGAGGCCTCGCCCAAGGGCCAGGAACTGATCCGCGACCTCGGCCGTGAACTGACCGAGTCCGCCGACGCGGTCGCCGAGGCCGACGTGGTCATCCTCGCCGTTCCGGACGTCGTCCTCGGCAAGGTCTCCGAGGAGCTCGTCCCGCTGATGAAGCCGGAGACGGTCGTGCTCACCCTCGACCCGGCCGCCGCCTACGCGGGCCTCCTCTTCTCCCGCGCCGACATCCACTACGCGTGTGCCCACCCCTGCCACCCGTCGGTGTTCCTGGAGCGCACCACCAAGGAGGAGTGGCAGGACACCTTCGGTGGCATCGCAGCGCCGCAGGAGGTCGTCGCCGCGTACGAGGGCGGCGACGAGGCCAAGCAGGAACTGGCCGACTCGGTCATCCGCGTGATGTACGCGCCCGTGGTCGACGTCCACTGGGTCACCGTCAAGCAGCTCGCCGTCCTGGAGCCGACCCTCGTCGAGACGATCGCCTGCATGGTCGGCGCCCTTCTCACCGAGGCGCTGCACGAGACGGTCCACACCGTCGGCGTCCCGGAGAAGGCGGCCCGCGCGATGCTCCTGGGCCACACCCAGGTCGCCCTGGCGAACACCCTCAAGGGTTCCAACCCGTTCTCGGACGCCTGCCTGATCGCCATGGACTACGGCCGTGAGTCCATCGTGCGCGACGACTGGAAGAAGGTCTTCGAGGACGACGAGCTCGACAAGGTCATCACGCGGATGCTGAAGATCAAGGAGATCAAGCGCTGA
- a CDS encoding sugar phosphate isomerase/epimerase family protein: protein MAYGISTYAYFWRFSERAPRPMTLPEMLRDTAELGGQVFQICDYAPVESYDSAQLADVRATAHDLGLRLELGTRGVRSAHLLKYLDMARQLDVTLVRSMLNTADHRPDTSEAVSLLEEAVPRYEDAGVTLGLETYEQVSTDDLLAVVRGVDSERLGVVLDPGNSVARLERPADVVTATAPYVVNIHVKDFAFTRRDGWVGFTYAGCPLGEGLLDHDAMIAAVRAARPDADGVNQIVEHWLPWQDEGFDATARLEDQWTQHSINTLLRSE from the coding sequence ATGGCCTACGGAATCAGCACGTACGCGTACTTCTGGCGCTTCTCCGAGCGGGCACCCCGGCCGATGACGCTCCCCGAGATGCTGCGCGACACCGCCGAACTGGGCGGCCAGGTCTTCCAGATCTGCGACTACGCACCCGTCGAGTCGTACGACTCCGCACAACTCGCCGACGTACGGGCCACGGCACACGACCTCGGACTCCGACTGGAGCTGGGAACCCGCGGCGTCCGGTCCGCCCACCTGCTCAAGTACCTCGACATGGCACGGCAGTTGGACGTCACCCTGGTCCGCTCCATGCTCAACACGGCGGACCACCGACCGGACACCTCCGAGGCCGTGTCCCTCCTCGAGGAGGCGGTGCCCCGCTACGAGGACGCCGGGGTGACCCTCGGCCTGGAGACCTACGAGCAGGTGTCGACCGACGACCTGCTGGCTGTCGTACGCGGGGTCGACAGCGAGCGGCTCGGCGTCGTCCTGGACCCGGGCAACAGCGTCGCCCGCCTGGAACGCCCGGCGGACGTCGTGACCGCCACAGCCCCCTACGTGGTCAACATCCACGTCAAGGACTTCGCGTTCACCCGGCGGGACGGCTGGGTGGGTTTCACCTACGCGGGCTGCCCTCTCGGCGAGGGCCTCCTCGACCACGACGCCATGATCGCCGCCGTGCGGGCCGCCCGGCCGGACGCGGACGGCGTCAACCAGATCGTGGAGCACTGGCTCCCGTGGCAGGACGAGGGCTTCGACGCCACCGCCCGGCTCGAAGACCAGTGGACGCAGCACAGCATCAACACCCTTCTGAGGAGCGAGTAA
- a CDS encoding triose-phosphate isomerase — translation MPAPARRPLLLGVSLKMYFGHHQTLDWARKIAALADEHPAVTSGEARLFVLPAFPTLIPAAGILVPSGIALGAQDIATEDTGPYTGEVGGPLLGEIGCRYAEVGHAERRRLYGEGDTVVAAKTAAALRNGLTPVLCVGELDRGTPQEAAERTVAEAARLLHGLDGTVVLAYEPQWAIGAPEPASADHIATVCTALRDWLNTRPQYAGSQVIYGGSAGPGLLTRLAGTADGLFLGRFAHDPDNVRAILDEIRAPADAVVA, via the coding sequence ATGCCCGCCCCGGCCCGCCGGCCCCTCCTGCTGGGGGTGAGCCTGAAGATGTACTTCGGCCACCACCAGACCCTCGACTGGGCCCGGAAAATAGCCGCTCTGGCCGACGAGCACCCCGCCGTGACCTCCGGCGAGGCCCGCCTCTTCGTCCTGCCGGCCTTCCCGACCCTGATCCCCGCCGCCGGAATCCTCGTGCCGTCCGGCATCGCCCTCGGCGCCCAGGACATCGCCACCGAGGACACCGGCCCGTACACCGGCGAGGTCGGCGGCCCCCTTCTCGGGGAGATCGGCTGCCGCTACGCCGAGGTCGGCCACGCCGAACGTCGCCGCCTGTACGGCGAGGGCGACACGGTCGTCGCCGCCAAGACGGCCGCCGCCCTGCGCAACGGCCTCACCCCGGTGCTGTGCGTCGGCGAACTCGACCGGGGGACACCCCAGGAGGCGGCCGAACGCACGGTCGCCGAGGCCGCCCGCCTGCTCCACGGCCTCGACGGCACCGTCGTCCTCGCCTACGAACCCCAGTGGGCCATCGGAGCACCGGAACCGGCCTCGGCCGACCACATCGCCACGGTCTGCACGGCCCTGCGGGACTGGCTGAACACCCGCCCCCAGTACGCCGGTTCGCAGGTCATCTACGGCGGCAGCGCGGGCCCCGGCCTGCTCACCCGCCTCGCGGGAACGGCGGACGGCCTCTTTCTCGGCCGCTTCGCCCACGACCCGGACAACGTCCGCGCGATCCTCGACGAGATCCGCGCCCCGGCCGACGCGGTGGTGGCGTGA
- a CDS encoding ribose-5-phosphate isomerase, with protein sequence MTDKLRIVVGSDDAGHQYKEALKQDLLGSALVAEVTDVGVDADGHTAYPKVAIAAAEMVARGEADRALLVCGTGLGVAIAANKVKGIRAVTAHDSFSVERAVLSNNAQILTFGQRVVGIELARRLAAEWLTYRFDETSASAAKVQLMCDYEDTSAADSGAAA encoded by the coding sequence ATGACCGACAAGCTCCGTATCGTCGTCGGATCCGACGACGCAGGCCACCAGTACAAGGAAGCCCTCAAGCAGGACCTGCTGGGCAGTGCGCTGGTCGCCGAGGTCACCGACGTCGGCGTCGACGCCGACGGACACACCGCCTACCCCAAGGTCGCCATCGCCGCCGCCGAGATGGTCGCCCGCGGCGAGGCCGACCGCGCCCTGCTGGTGTGCGGCACCGGACTCGGCGTGGCCATCGCGGCCAACAAGGTCAAGGGCATCCGCGCCGTCACCGCCCACGACTCCTTCTCCGTCGAGCGTGCGGTCCTCTCCAACAACGCGCAGATCCTGACCTTCGGCCAGCGCGTCGTGGGCATCGAACTCGCCCGCCGACTCGCCGCCGAATGGCTCACCTACCGCTTCGACGAGACGTCCGCGTCCGCGGCGAAGGTCCAGCTCATGTGCGACTACGAGGACACCTCCGCCGCCGATTCCGGGGCGGCCGCCTGA